A DNA window from Linepithema humile isolate Giens D197 chromosome 6, Lhum_UNIL_v1.0, whole genome shotgun sequence contains the following coding sequences:
- the Pbp45 gene encoding snRNA-activating protein complex subunit 1, giving the protein MSFDSQKKKKKKEIEKLLMQAFQIDCQTLITRFELSYNIHFQNFCDIWKDMHFTLVFTYHPTETALTEFCQNALGIAKQFLVNASSLKERVGALYLLYAVYYKIPVNELKIRMTISDWKHLMDLHTKIKEEALLDANYILCKLIVNRAFVHCVNDNEFGIEKYFATKQEKPKLDVGNLMPEIKDLAAPGKLLSTINKLSEVYETKKRIVFGADEQSGLQLYDVKTANNIIKDIRNMQSDGRIFLKPVAGQASSSKALTSGSIGETNQKDHKRKRLRKDQILAKIGRAFEDGLHSESEDSSEEQDELADLLVDETTLTF; this is encoded by the exons ATGTCTTTCGATTCAC aaaaaaagaaaaagaaaaaagaaatagaaaagcttTTGATGCAGGCTTTTCAAATTGACTGCCAAACACTAATAACTCGTTTTGAATTGTCATACAACATtcattttcaaaacttttgtGATATCTGGAAGGATATGCATTTCACATTGGTTTTCAC CTATCATCCTACAGAAACGGCTTTAACGGAATTTTGCCAAAATGCTCTTGGTATAGCAAAGCAATTTCTAGTGAATGCATCTAGTTTAAAGGAACGTGTTGGGGCCTTGTATCTCTTGTATGctgtatattacaaaataccAGTGAATGAGTTAAAAATCAGGATGACCATATCAGATTGGAAACATTTAATGGACTTACACACAAAGATTAAAGAAGAAGCACTCTTAGATGCTAATTACATTTTGTGCAAATTGATTGTCAATCGTGCATTTGTACACTGTGTAAATGACAATGAG tttggcattgagaaatatttcgCTACGAAGCAGGAAAAACCCAAGTTGGATGTTGGTAATTTGATGCCAGAAATTAAAGATCTGGCGGCGCCGGGAAAACTTTTGTCAACAATCAACAAACTGAGCGAAGTCTATGAAACGAAAAAACGCATTGTGTTCGGCGCAGACGAACAGTCTGGTTTGCAGCTGTATGATGTTAAGACAGCgaacaatattatcaaggATATTCGCAACATGCAGTCGGACGGTAGGATATTTCTTAAACCTGTTGCGGGGCAAGCGAGTAGCAGTAAGGCGTTAACATCAGGATCGATCGGCGAAACCAACCAGAAAGATCACAAACG GAAGCGACTTCGCAAGGATCAAATTCTGGCCAAAATAGGCCGAGCATTCGAAGATGGATTACATTCCGAATCAGAAGACTCGTCAGAAGAGCAGGATGAATTGGCGGATCTTCTGGTGGACGAGACAACACTTACTTTTTGA
- the fest gene encoding uncharacterized protein fest: MANTCTEFRKEMHKSYILPAMQAAPSYSVTTLQTQNGSSTAMRPRSLYTAHNYHPQPEDPNFQRYSELSKYFEPPTEQWSGLGGGSAYSGSVALWRQARKSIGGPYYVADEAPVYTENWREHDADAGVGGAVATPHGTISLRLHNRIRVDMTVDRAVRVINFKNNIVLSLSGSGAAAVLLHPNGRIYQYGSRVEIVAHDTHGNNKYAKMWYKGVSFTSEQCALVYLVDAAGTRTTTDSFSDMSQDFSLSIFYSGSRHGPSCLQEAAAHLNTAQYWQTEEGVENWIINNVRVSQTPDGLVRIARNSNKYQLRTSPSNGTASLTTPFLHCTASLGQTSHLFVRRGERRMHYDGTSFIVRNAGHSAGFDDNNQLKVY, from the exons ATGGCGAATACTTGTACCGAATTCCGGAAGGAGATGCACAAATCCTACATCCTGCCGGCAATGCAAGCGGCGCCTTCGTACTCTGTGACAACGTTACAAACTCAGAATGGCTCAAGCACCGCGATGCGGCCACGATCTCTTTATACCGCGCACAATTATCATCCTCAACCTGAGGATCCTAACTTTCAA CGATACAGCGAGCTGTCCAAATACTTCGAGCCTCCGACCGAGCAGTGGAGCGGCCTGGGCGGAGGGAGCGCGTATTCAGGATCGGTGGCGCTCTGGCGACAAGCGAGGAAGTCGATTGGCGGACCTTATTACGTAGCCGACGAGGCCCCAGTCTACACGGAAAACTGGCGGGAGCATGACGCTGACGCCGGTGTCGGCGGTGCCGTCGCTACTCCCCACGGCACCATATCATTAAGGCTGCACAACAGGATACGTGTGGATATGACGGTTGATCGTGCCGTCCGGGTCATCAATTTCAAG AACAACATAGTCCTGTCGCTGAGCGGCTCCGGCGCGGCCGCCGTTCTGTTGCACCCCAACGGTAGAATATATCAGTACGGTTCGCGGGTCGAGATCGTCGCTCACGACACACACGGCAACAACAA ATACGCGAAGATGTGGTACAAGGGAGTCAGTTTCACGTCGGAGCAATGCGCGCTTGTTTATCTGGTAGACGCGGCTGGCACCAGGACCACGACGGACTCCTTCTCGGACATGAGTCAG GATTTTTCGCTGAGCATTTTCTATTCGGGCTCTCGTCATGGACCATCGTGTCTGCAGGAAGCTGCGGCACATCTTAACACGGCTCAGTACTGGCAAACGGAGGAAGGAGTTGAGAATTGGATCATCAATAACGTCAGAGTGTCGCAGACTCCAGACGGCCTCGTCAG AATTGCGCGAAACAGCAACAAATATCAACTGCGTACCTCGCCCAGCAACGGCACGGCGTCGTTGACGACACCTTTTCTGCACTGCACGGCGTCCCTCGGTCAGACGTCGCATCTGTTCGTGCGCCGTGGCGAGCGTCGCATGCACTACGACGGCACCAGCTTCATCGTGAGAAACGCAGGTCACAGCGCCGGCTTCGACGACAACAACCAGTTGAAGGTTTATTAA
- the LOC105673065 gene encoding prostatic acid phosphatase, with translation MILPVAAFPLLAMLALVSGVPLPSKVAEEGATIHEKDTLRLVTVVIRHGERAPVDTYPNDPYIKDSMQPYGWGQLTNEGRKNQYNQGLFLRKHYERFLGSVYDPDVFYLQTTATDRTKMSGMLEAAALWKPNEDQLFRSDLPWQPVSLFYQERTEDTLMLVWNTCPKYTRLRTSVNDLPEVRQVHEDNQQLFEQLTNFTGMPIANADDVSSLYSTLTAEKQMNLTLPEWARDYYDKLTPLALYELQLNTYDDNFRRLRGGPLLKKITNDMMEKKEQTLHPELRKMFMYIGHDSTIVTLLDTMHIWYNQMPHYNIMIMIELHEDENEWNVQIFLRNTTTHEPYPMIISGCTAACPLNKFVEILKPMIPDDWKEECKVEGDYVTPPPPLP, from the exons ATGATCCTTCCGGTGGCGGCTTTCCCTCTACTTGCCATGCTCGCGCTGGTGTCAG gAGTACCTTTGCCTTCCAAAGTTGCGGAGGAAGGCGCAACAATTCACGAGAAGGATACTTTGCGACTAGTCACCGTG GTGATACGACATGGCGAAAGGGCGCCCGTGGACACTTATCCGAACGATCCTTATATCAAGGACAGCATGCAGCCCTACGGCTGGGGTCAGCTGACAAAC gaaggaaggaagaaccAGTATAATCAAGGACTGTTTTTGCGAAAGCATTATGAGCGTTTCCTAGGATCAGTGTACGATCCCGATGTATTCTACTTGCAAACCACTGCGACGGACCGCACGAAGATGTCGGGCATGCTGGAAGCCGCTGCATTGTGGAAACCCAATGAAGATCAATTATTTAGATCCGATTTACCCTGGCAACCGGTCTCTCTATTCTATCAGGAACGCACGGAGGACACG CTTATGCTAGTGTGGAATACATGTCCGAAATATACTCGTCTGCGCACGTCAGTGAACGACCTGCCGGAAGTTCGGCAAGTGCACGAGGATAATCAACAATTGTTCGAGCAGCTGACGAATTTTACGGGTATGCCGATTGCAAATGCCGACGATGTCAGCTCGCTTTACAGCACATTGACAGCTGAg AAACAGATGAATCTGACTCTGCCCGAATGGGCGAGAGACTACTATGACAAATTGACGCCTCTGGCTTTGTACGAGCTGCAGCTCAACACATACGACGACAATTTCCGCCGACTGAGAGGCGGGCCTCTGTTGAAGAAGATCACTAACGATATGATGGAGAAAAAGGAGCAGACTCTACATCCGGAGTTGAGGAAAATGTTCATGTACATCGGCCACGACAGCACTATCGTCACTTTGCTGGATACAATGCACATTTGGTACAATCAAATGCCGCATTACAATATTATGATAATGATAGAGCTTCACGAAGACGAGAATGAATGGAACGTTCAG ATATTTTTACGAAACACGACAACCCACGAGCCATATCCGATGATAATATCTGGGTGCACCGCTGCGTGCCCTCTGAACAAGTTCGTGGAGATTTTGAAGCCGATGATACCGGACGACTGGAAAGAGGAATGTAAGGTCGAGGGTGACTACGTgacaccaccgccgccgcttCCATAA
- the LOC105673059 gene encoding probable ATP-dependent RNA helicase DDX23 isoform X1: MPHDKKAMRRSRSRDRDRERERERRDRRRSRSRSKDRKKDRKRSRSRERSRERDRSRERDRSRERDRERRDIKDRSKDDKKRKSSPTLANEDDSKKESKNDVRKEEEAEEKAKSAPKKEPLSLEELLSKKKAEEEARAKPKFLTKEERTALALEKRQQEVDAIRKQQEEERKSLFHNDNTSKEREWDDRDSRRREGQRSREEDIKDKDKEKEVEAIKERYLGLIKKKRRVRRLNDRKFVFDWDTSEDTSVDYNNIYKERHQVQFFGRGNLAGIDIKAQKRDQSKFYGELLEKRRTEAEKEQEKMRLKKVKRKEEKQKWDDRHWSEKALNEMTERDWRIFREDYNITIKGGRIPDPIRSWKESGFPKEILDIIDKVGYKDLTPIQRQAIPIGLQNRDIIGVAETGSGKTLAFLIPLLLWITSLPKIERLEEADQGPYSIILAPTRELAQQIEEETNKFGQPLGIRTVVVVGGLSREEQGFRLRMGCEIVIATPGRLIDVLENRYLVLNQCTYIVLDEADRMIDMGFEPDVQKILEYMPVTNLKPDNEDAENEEKLLANYNTKKKYRQTVMFTATMPPAVERLARTYLRRPAVVYIGSVGKPTERTEQIVHIMGEADKRKKLMEILSRGVEPPVIIFVNQKKGADVLARGLEKLGYNACTLHGGKGQEQREYALASLKSGSKDILVATDVAGRGIDIKDVSMVINYDMAKTIEDYTHRIGRTGRAGKAGLAISFCTKDDSHLFYDLKQTILASPISTCPPELLNHPDAQHKPGTVVTKKRREEKIFA; encoded by the exons ATGCCGCACGATAAGAAAGCTATGCGACGAAGTCGATCTCGAGATCGCGATCGGGAACGCGAACGAGAGCGACGTGATCGGCGACGCAGCAGGAGTCGATCGAAAGACCGCAAGAAGGATAGGAAGCGATCCAGATCTAGAGAACGATCGCGAGAACGGGATAGATCACGGGAACGGGACAGATCACGAGAGAGAGATCGGGAACGTCGAGACATCAAGGACAGATCCAAGGACGACAAGAAACGCAAAAGCAGCCCTACGCTTGCTAATGAGGATGATTCAAAGAAGGAATCGAAGAACGATGTTAGAAAAGAAGAGGAGGCGGAAGAGAAAGCGAAATCGGCACCAAAGAAGGAACCATTGAGCCTAGAGGAACTGCTATCCAAGAAGAAGGCTGAGGAAGAGGCTCGAGCTAAGCCAAAGTTTCTCACCAAGGAAGAACGGACAGCTTTGGCATTGGAGAAACGTCAGCAGGAAGTTGATGCAATAAGGAAGCAGCAAGAAGAGGAGCGCAAGTCACTGTTTCATAACGATAACACTTCTAAGGAAAGAGAATGGGATGACAGAGACAG TAGAAGGAGAGAGGGACAGCGTTCTCGCGAAGAAGATATTAAAGACAAGGATAAAGAGAAGGAAGTGGAAGCTATCAAGGAACGATATCTAGgactaataaagaaaaagcgACGAGTTCGAAGGCTAAACGATCGAAAGTTTGTCTTTGATTGGGACACTTCGGAGGATACTTCTGTGGATTACAACAACATTTACAAGGAGAGGCATCAAGTGCAGTTCTTTGGTAGAGGCAATCTAGCTGGCATCGACATTAAGGCGCAGAAACGAGATCAAAGCAAATTTTATGGCGAACTGTTGGAAAAGAGACGTACTGAAGCTGAGAAAGAACAAGAAAA aatgagATTGAAAAAAGTGAAGCGGAAGGAGGAAAAGCAGAAGTGGGACGACCGGCATTGGTCCGAAAAGGCGCTGAACGAAATGACCGAGCGCGATTGGCGTATCTTTAGGGAAGATTACAATATCACCATAAAAGGTGGCCGCATTCCCGATCCTATCCGTTCCTGGAAGGAATCCGGTTTTCCAAAGGAGATTTTGGACATCATCGACAAAGTGGGCTACAAGGATCTCACACCTATTCAGCGGCAGGCAATTCCTATTGGCCTGCAGAATCGCGACATTATTGGCGTCGCCGAGACTGGTTCGGGAAAAACTTTAGCCTTCCTGATTCCATTACTGTTGTGGATCACCAGTCTGCCGAAAATCGAAAGACTCGAAGAGGCAGACCAAGGACCATACAGTATTATCTTAGCGCCCACACG TGAGTTGGCACAACAAATAGAGGAAGAAACCAACAAATTCGGCCAACCGTTGGGCATCCGAACCGTTGTAGTAGTAGGTGGTCTTTCGAGGGAGGAGCAAGGTTTCAGATTACGGATGGGTTGCGAG ATTGTCATTGCTACACCCGGACGATTGATAGATGTTTTGGAAAATCGTTATCTTGTGCTGAATCAGTGCACTTATATTGTACTGGATGAAGCGGACAGGATGATAGATATGGGTTTCGAACCAg ACGTTCAAAAAATTCTGGAATACATGCCTGTGACGAATTTGAAACCAGATAACGAAGACGCTGAAAACGAGGAGAAGCTCTTAGCTAACTATAATACGAAGAAGAAATACAGACAA ACAGTGATGTTTACCGCCACAATGCCGCCGGCTGTGGAGAGGCTTGCCAGAACTTACCTGAGAAGACCAGCTGTGGTGTACATCGGCAGCGTAGGCAAACCGACAGAACGCACCGAGCAAATAGTTCACATAATGGGTGAAGCCGATAAGCGGAAGAAACTCATGGAGATACTTAGCAGAGGTGTCGAGCCGCCCGTTATCATATTCGTCAACCAGAAGAAGGGCGCGGACGTTTTGGCGAGAGGCTTGGAAAAATTGGGA TACAATGCCTGTACTCTTCACGGTGGCAAAGGCCAGGAACAGCGAGAGTACGCCTTGGCATCGCTCAAGAGCGGTAGCAAGGACATCCTGGTGGCCACTGACGTCGCAGGTCGTGGTATCGACATCAAGGATGTGTCAATGGTTATTAATTATGACATGGCTAAAACCATCGAAG ATTACACACACAGGATTGGTCGTACCGGTCGCGCTGGGAAAGCTGGTCTTGCCATTTCTTTCTGCACTAAGGATGACAGCCACTTGTTTTATGATCTCAAGCAAACCATTCTCGCCAGTCCGATATCGACCTGTCCACCGGAATTGCTCAATCATCCAGACGCCCAGCATAAACCCGGAACAGTGGTCACGAAAAAacgaagagaagagaaaatcTTCGCTTAA
- the LOC105673059 gene encoding probable ATP-dependent RNA helicase DDX23 isoform X2 → MPHDKKAMRRSRSRDRDRERERERRDRRRSRSRSKDRKKDRKRSRSRERSRERDRSRERDRSRERDRERRDIKDRSKDDKKRKSSPTLANEDDSKKESKNDVRKEEEAEEKAKSAPKKEPLSLEELLSKKKAEEEARAKPKFLTKEERTALALEKRQQEVDAIRKQQEEERKSLFHNDNTSKEREWDDRDRRREGQRSREEDIKDKDKEKEVEAIKERYLGLIKKKRRVRRLNDRKFVFDWDTSEDTSVDYNNIYKERHQVQFFGRGNLAGIDIKAQKRDQSKFYGELLEKRRTEAEKEQEKMRLKKVKRKEEKQKWDDRHWSEKALNEMTERDWRIFREDYNITIKGGRIPDPIRSWKESGFPKEILDIIDKVGYKDLTPIQRQAIPIGLQNRDIIGVAETGSGKTLAFLIPLLLWITSLPKIERLEEADQGPYSIILAPTRELAQQIEEETNKFGQPLGIRTVVVVGGLSREEQGFRLRMGCEIVIATPGRLIDVLENRYLVLNQCTYIVLDEADRMIDMGFEPDVQKILEYMPVTNLKPDNEDAENEEKLLANYNTKKKYRQTVMFTATMPPAVERLARTYLRRPAVVYIGSVGKPTERTEQIVHIMGEADKRKKLMEILSRGVEPPVIIFVNQKKGADVLARGLEKLGYNACTLHGGKGQEQREYALASLKSGSKDILVATDVAGRGIDIKDVSMVINYDMAKTIEDYTHRIGRTGRAGKAGLAISFCTKDDSHLFYDLKQTILASPISTCPPELLNHPDAQHKPGTVVTKKRREEKIFA, encoded by the exons ATGCCGCACGATAAGAAAGCTATGCGACGAAGTCGATCTCGAGATCGCGATCGGGAACGCGAACGAGAGCGACGTGATCGGCGACGCAGCAGGAGTCGATCGAAAGACCGCAAGAAGGATAGGAAGCGATCCAGATCTAGAGAACGATCGCGAGAACGGGATAGATCACGGGAACGGGACAGATCACGAGAGAGAGATCGGGAACGTCGAGACATCAAGGACAGATCCAAGGACGACAAGAAACGCAAAAGCAGCCCTACGCTTGCTAATGAGGATGATTCAAAGAAGGAATCGAAGAACGATGTTAGAAAAGAAGAGGAGGCGGAAGAGAAAGCGAAATCGGCACCAAAGAAGGAACCATTGAGCCTAGAGGAACTGCTATCCAAGAAGAAGGCTGAGGAAGAGGCTCGAGCTAAGCCAAAGTTTCTCACCAAGGAAGAACGGACAGCTTTGGCATTGGAGAAACGTCAGCAGGAAGTTGATGCAATAAGGAAGCAGCAAGAAGAGGAGCGCAAGTCACTGTTTCATAACGATAACACTTCTAAGGAAAGAGAATGGGATGACAGAGACAG AAGGAGAGAGGGACAGCGTTCTCGCGAAGAAGATATTAAAGACAAGGATAAAGAGAAGGAAGTGGAAGCTATCAAGGAACGATATCTAGgactaataaagaaaaagcgACGAGTTCGAAGGCTAAACGATCGAAAGTTTGTCTTTGATTGGGACACTTCGGAGGATACTTCTGTGGATTACAACAACATTTACAAGGAGAGGCATCAAGTGCAGTTCTTTGGTAGAGGCAATCTAGCTGGCATCGACATTAAGGCGCAGAAACGAGATCAAAGCAAATTTTATGGCGAACTGTTGGAAAAGAGACGTACTGAAGCTGAGAAAGAACAAGAAAA aatgagATTGAAAAAAGTGAAGCGGAAGGAGGAAAAGCAGAAGTGGGACGACCGGCATTGGTCCGAAAAGGCGCTGAACGAAATGACCGAGCGCGATTGGCGTATCTTTAGGGAAGATTACAATATCACCATAAAAGGTGGCCGCATTCCCGATCCTATCCGTTCCTGGAAGGAATCCGGTTTTCCAAAGGAGATTTTGGACATCATCGACAAAGTGGGCTACAAGGATCTCACACCTATTCAGCGGCAGGCAATTCCTATTGGCCTGCAGAATCGCGACATTATTGGCGTCGCCGAGACTGGTTCGGGAAAAACTTTAGCCTTCCTGATTCCATTACTGTTGTGGATCACCAGTCTGCCGAAAATCGAAAGACTCGAAGAGGCAGACCAAGGACCATACAGTATTATCTTAGCGCCCACACG TGAGTTGGCACAACAAATAGAGGAAGAAACCAACAAATTCGGCCAACCGTTGGGCATCCGAACCGTTGTAGTAGTAGGTGGTCTTTCGAGGGAGGAGCAAGGTTTCAGATTACGGATGGGTTGCGAG ATTGTCATTGCTACACCCGGACGATTGATAGATGTTTTGGAAAATCGTTATCTTGTGCTGAATCAGTGCACTTATATTGTACTGGATGAAGCGGACAGGATGATAGATATGGGTTTCGAACCAg ACGTTCAAAAAATTCTGGAATACATGCCTGTGACGAATTTGAAACCAGATAACGAAGACGCTGAAAACGAGGAGAAGCTCTTAGCTAACTATAATACGAAGAAGAAATACAGACAA ACAGTGATGTTTACCGCCACAATGCCGCCGGCTGTGGAGAGGCTTGCCAGAACTTACCTGAGAAGACCAGCTGTGGTGTACATCGGCAGCGTAGGCAAACCGACAGAACGCACCGAGCAAATAGTTCACATAATGGGTGAAGCCGATAAGCGGAAGAAACTCATGGAGATACTTAGCAGAGGTGTCGAGCCGCCCGTTATCATATTCGTCAACCAGAAGAAGGGCGCGGACGTTTTGGCGAGAGGCTTGGAAAAATTGGGA TACAATGCCTGTACTCTTCACGGTGGCAAAGGCCAGGAACAGCGAGAGTACGCCTTGGCATCGCTCAAGAGCGGTAGCAAGGACATCCTGGTGGCCACTGACGTCGCAGGTCGTGGTATCGACATCAAGGATGTGTCAATGGTTATTAATTATGACATGGCTAAAACCATCGAAG ATTACACACACAGGATTGGTCGTACCGGTCGCGCTGGGAAAGCTGGTCTTGCCATTTCTTTCTGCACTAAGGATGACAGCCACTTGTTTTATGATCTCAAGCAAACCATTCTCGCCAGTCCGATATCGACCTGTCCACCGGAATTGCTCAATCATCCAGACGCCCAGCATAAACCCGGAACAGTGGTCACGAAAAAacgaagagaagagaaaatcTTCGCTTAA